DNA from Mugil cephalus isolate CIBA_MC_2020 chromosome 5, CIBA_Mcephalus_1.1, whole genome shotgun sequence:
ATAAAACAGCAACCTGTTAACCAGTATTAATCACTAGAAGGTTAAAGGTGCAGAGTAGGTTTGTGTGAGGCTATTTTACTATAAGTTTAGGATGGTTAGAGACTGCACGTCAACATCCAACCACCAGATGAAGCTAGAGAGACGTCAGTTGTGGTTCTGTGGGCTGTTTATGAATCAGCAGTCTTTCACATTTACAGGACACGGCTGCAGGAACTGAAACCGAGGCTCATTTCAGCCCATGCGGCACACAACAGCCAATTTGTCGCTGTTACATTTATTAATACAGAAGTGAGGTTTTCTAATAAATAGTCGGTTGTCATATTTGACTCTTGATCCgatttaattcattcataagCCCCAACACTGTGCATATATATtatgtacataaatataaaaaaatatattgataaCAGCAGCCGTAAACATGAGAAGCTTTTTTCTCAGTTGGTTTATCTGACCCCTCCCCAGGCTCAGCTGCAGCCTGCATATCTCAGAGTGAGATAACCCTGACCTTATGCAGAGCTGGCACACTGCACATGTCTATGGGAGCAAGGGTCTGCAGGTTGTAACTAACACAGCTTCTCAAACATAGTAGTTTCTGTTCCCGTATTTACCAAAACCTAATTTCTCtttagcataaaaaaaagacccagGTGTCAATGTTTGAAAGGCTGCTATTAATGCATATgctatgtgtatttttttttagttttaagcgGATTTAAAACTAGAGCATATCTAGTTTCGTCTTTTAAATTTGGACTTAAATATTACATCATGGTAGCATTTCATAATATTCTGGACATTTTCATATGAAACTGCGGCGTTCAGTTTcgattcatgtttaaaaaaaagaaaaaagaaaaaaaaagcaccacttTGGTTGGTTTTGAATCCGGTGCACCATTTCATCttactggaaaacaaaatgaaaaggtgTACTTTCTAAATCAGTGCAGGTGGCGTTTTCAGTTTGTCACACTCATGAGGCTGTTAACGCTTCTGCAAAGTTTCTGGTTTCATTtccagcagcagacattcaGAAAAGGGAGGATGCACATGGGCggaggggaggatgggggagggaaGATAgaggaagtgaaaatgaaatccaCCTCCAAGATCGTCTATGTTCTTTTATGGCAACGATCCACAGCTagcgttattttattttattttaatttattttattttaaacatgcgCTCATCTGAGCTTGAATTTTTGGTTCGTTTAGGTTtatttaatatgaatatttcactTTGCAGAGGaggagtttatttattaatcacaATGAAAATATATTGATAACAGCAGCcgttaaaaatatatttgtaacaCCTGACACATATTCAAACAGATATAGATaaatagatggatagatactttatttatcctgtgggaAATTATGTGTCCAGTAGCTTAATCACGTAGAAACAgatataataatatgaatatgaacCAAATAGACTgtgactttatatatatatatttcatattctATGTAAAGAAGCTACTGGAAACTGAATTTCTCTTagtataaataaagtatctattttatattatatttggaGAAAACCTGCAGATGCAGATACGAATATGTTTACAAAtagcaaatataaataaaaaataaataaaaataaggataGATAGAGCTTTTACCATTACTAATTACATTTTATCGTATGTCTTGTGTAgaggttgttttgttgtctctTTGGTCACTACTTTTCTTGGCTATTATTAGTATTATCGTAACATAATTTATACTAGAGGAagcaaaatacagataaaatgaACAATGTCTACTTAATGTTACTAAACTAGTGCAATATATATCGcatagtactgtgcaaacagaaTATGTTTACAAATATCTCGGCAAGTAAACGAAAATTATAAAGTTACACTTAGCGCTGTccttggggttttttttttatggtacCGAGAAATCGGAGCGGAGTGAGACCTCTTCGCGTCTGGGTCGTTCGGCGGGAGCGCGCACGCAAGCTCCTCCGCGACGCCGCTCGCCcccgacagagagagagagagagagtcagcgAGGGAGAGACGGAGCAGGAGGGGGATTTCCAGGCCGAGCCCCCACTTCCCGAAGCAGCAGCCGTCGTTGTTTTGCTTTCGGTCTGGACGCAGAAacgctttccttttttttttctttttcttttctttccctcactTAAAGCCTCGAATAATTCAACTTGCCCCAACTTCGGCTCGGGCTGTGCGACTCCTCGGGGCTGGACCGTGAGGCCACAGAGGCCGTCCAACACTGAACAGGTAAAGGCTTTTATTTCCGCATTTACCCACAAGACTTCCtaacgacacgacacgacatgACGGATCCCCAGCTCGAACCTAAGTGAAAGTAGCACTGCAGTTTTTCTCTGCCCTTTGTTGACTAGGTATgggatttattttcacttttggCTTcgttgtcgatgttgttgtttttgttttgtttttttcttcttctttctttctgtctccttgCTCCCGTGCAGCCTGGGCAGACAAACACACCGCTGTTTTAACTTTCGACCTGACCCCTGTTTCTAAATCAGACTTTACTCACCAAATAAACACGCCACTAACCTCTAAAAGGTTCAAGCTAATGCGGCTGCAGCTTTTCGGCTCTTTCCTGACCTCATGGAAAGCGTCGGGGATTTGGATGTTAGTTTTGAACTTCAAGGGTCTATACGCGACAAACTGAAGCGTAGTTTGgtaaatatttcatataatattcgtgtttttgtgtgtgtgtgtgtgtgttagcaggATAGCTAATACCACCTGTTATTTGTCAAGCTACTGCCcgcttttatatatatatatatatatttttattttattttattttttattgcaatcAGCAaccccacaaaaaaacaactactacAGTAGTGTGGCTTTGAAATTAATGATTACCACATGTAACTCGACCCTAATGCATTCAAGCAACACGTTTACTTATCTCATTATATGCTAGTTATTCCCACATTAATTAGACGCTGTTTATTTATCCCGCTCATGAGGAATTTCCTCGTCACAATAGCACAGAATTAGACCAGAatatatgcagaaaaaaataataataataacaaatttataagataatacaagatatacaaaaaaaaaaaaaattataatatttagaggaaaatatagtaaatacagtgtggaatgggaattaaaaatgctaaacaaaaaaaaaagaaagaagtaataTATTTGctaagattttaaaatgtagagtTTGCCGGATATTAATGAAACAGAAGTCGTCCGGATGCAGCTGGAAGTTTCAACCCTGctgctcattaaaaaaaagaaagaaagacagaaagaaaaaagaaactaggatgatgtttttgcatttgaatATGTGCCATGTCACCCTGTTCGACCTGTTGAGGAGCTCACGTCAGTAGGTGACTTGTTGCCACTGTGTGCAGGGAGTGCCGGTCTCACCGGACTTTGACCGGGCTGCAGGGAAACTAACCCCGGCTTTAAAATACACCGGCCGGgtgaaggtttttttctttttcattccctgactctttgttgttgttgttgttgttgttgttgtttttctccactaAGCATgctccttgtttttctgttctaaaaaacaaagaaagaaagaaagaaagaagttgaaTGTGGGTCTGAGTCGACCGCAGCgtcagttttatttgtgaaaaagTAACTTATGACATCTGTTCCTAGCAACATCTTAAAACCAGCGAACGAACCAGAgctggagggttttttttttttatctttacgACGACACACAAAACTGATTGATTGTCTCGTTAGTCGctcacaaaagaagaaaaaaaaaaatagtggctGCTTCCTGTTGCAGTGGGTAGTGGCAGAGTAGAACCACGTGTTTCAGAAAATGTTCCCGGTGTAAATTACAGCCCGGTTTATTGTTATGACGTGCCATATATGTtccaaaaggagaaaaaaaaggtagatTTTAATATAAGAGGTTGCTATCGGTAAAGGAAGATTTACTCgtggctttttttaaaattattatcattattattattatgtatttatgatttttttgcGTTCCTAGGCCACGATGCCGGTAGAAAGGATGAGGATGCGGCCATGGCTGGAGGAGCAAATCAATTCCTGTCAGATTCCGGGATTGAAATGGGTTAACAAGGTAAATGTccacacacagagcaacaacGCAACAAcggttgtgttgtgtggttaACACGCTAACCAGAATGTACATGTGTGCAGGAAAAGAGGATCTTCCAGATCCCCTGGATGCACGCGGCGCGTCACGGCTGGGACCTGGAGAAAGACGCTCCGCTCTTCATGAGATGGGCCATACACACTGGTAAGGCACAGATTGAACTGCAGTTAACTGCTCCACTGCTTCTCCTTTTTggtggttttcattttcaagtctaccacacacacacacacacacacaccacgccAGTTATCTGGTGCAAATCAAAGAAACGTTTGATATTCACAATATTCAccgggtgaaaaaaaaaatgccagtcCCACTTTTTTGTTGTAGGTATAAGACGTTCGGTTCGGTCAGGGAGTCGTCTTTTTAGACTGAACACACTGGTTCTGTGCCTCATTAGTGAAGAGGAAACCATATGAAAACTCACCTCAGTGTCGGGATGTCCCCCCAGTGTTTTTGCATATGACGTGGGAAAGAAATGTTGACTCCTCGTACgtttaatattcattttcacactCGTTCATGCGGAAATTATGAACAAGAAATGATGCTTTACTTTCCGTTCTACATTTTAAGGATGTGGAAAGCGGCAGAAATCAGCCCAGCGACACCGGAGAGACAAGTGTTTACCTTCAACCATCGATTCTAATGACAAACAAATTAAGTCATCGCACGCTATTCAAGTAGCCACCGATCTCGCAGATCTCTGTTTTCGTTTTCTTTGGAAATACGTGtcgggtctttttttttttttctcgcgaATCTCAGATGCAAAACTGTGTCGTCACCCAGTTGAAAGTTTGCGCCACCGCCTTCTGTGTCTGTCAGCAAGATAAAGTGCACGGACCTGCATTTCACAATGTTGTGAAGATACTGACTTTCATCTAATTTTATCAGTGACTCATCGGGTTGCTCACCGTTTTGTTACCTCAGACGTTATTTGACCACGGGGCGGTGACGCAACAGATGCTGAAATGAAAGTCTCAGAGGTTTCAGATTTTAACCGTTGCCACTGAGCGAAAACCTACACGTGctttaagaaaagaaatctattttatttaaacgGTTTAAAACATCATTGTGGTGatttttgcattaaattttaagttattcaaataatacacaggttcataatattaataataatcttatttttttatttcaaacatgtgcaacagtagagtggcgACTGAAACATGAcgtcctctgcctccatttatccctttacgaaaatatgttggattcatatcaatttgtatttaaataaattaaaaaaaaacatcaaaaaatgtCCAAACAACCTTAGATTAACTGCTGTTAAAACTAAATGGTGAAACCTTTATTTCTACAGAACAAAACAGCAGTAGAGAAGGTCAAAAAGCTAAAGATAAGATAGCGATCGTTTTCGTGAACCTTAGTAACACTACCGTGTTCCCCTGAAGATGATGCACGCATGCCAGTAATGCCTGTAGTGCCACAGATGCCCTTTTGAGATTCTACACTTTTATCCGTCCCCGTGTGCAGGTAAATACCAGCCGGGTGTGGACCGTCCCGACCCAAAGACATGGAAAGCCAACTTCCGCTGCGCCATGAACAGCCTGCCAGACATCGAGGAGGTGAAGGATAAAAGCATCAAAAAGGGAACTAACGCCTTCAGAGTCTATAAAATGCTCTCGTCCACAGAGAGGAGCTTGAAGAAAGGTGagctccgccgccgccgccgccgccgcggtGACGgaacgtatttatttatatctgtgcATTAAGACGCTTTAATAAACTGACGTCTCTCTGGTTTCCATTcaggaaagaagaagacagacaaGGAGGGGAAGCCCAGAGGAAATAAAGAGGTAGGCGATCGTGCCTCTAGCTGTTGCTGTCGCGCACGGCACGAGTACAGTAGCGGTTTTTGTGGGTGCACGGTCCTTTCAATTCCAGAGTCAGGCAAACAAATAGCGACACAGGCGCAGAAGATCAGCGAGTTTCTGACTCCTCACGGAGCCGTTTCATTGGAACTCAAACGGCCTCTCCTCCTGGCTCCTTTGGTGACATGTTAAACATCACAGAAGTAGTTTTCTGAGAAGCGCGGCTGTTTTTGTTATTGCCAAGACGGAAGAAAAACACTTCTGGTAATTTTACTCAGCCTTGAGTTGAAGCCAGATTATCTTATTTGCAGATCAACTCTGCATCCAGTCAGGACTTGACTCAGACTCTTACCAGAAAGTAACCACAATAACCACACACTCTACTCCTCACACGTTCGGTTCCTGCTCTCCCGGCCGCGGGCACGTTAAAGCAGTTACATGTAAATTAGTAACGAGGTGAAGGAATTGGCATTTTGGCAAAGCGCTTAATGAACACTTCGGAATTATTAAAGTGTTAAATCAGAAATGCTTCTGCTGTTTTCTGGGACGTGTTTTTTCAGAAGCTGACGGGAACGATTGTGTAATACTTGGCAAGTTGGTTTCGAACAGTTCGgcctgtttcatttgtttgttgacatGCCTGAAATGCTTCAAATGTTAAATTTTATCTCTGTGTGATCTCCCCTGGATTACAATGACATTGTGGCAGGGAAATAACAAAGGAAATTCATTTGTTTAAAGCGCAGCAGCTCCCTGTGTTACTGAGTGTTGTCTCACAGTTTCTAACATCTGACTGTTGCATTCAACATAAACTCTTGTTGGTCGTCAGTTTTTACTGggatgaaagaaaatatgtgagGACTGTATGAACAAATTAAATCCCCCCGCTCAACCATAACTCGGCCCTTTTTCTGACCAGCAGGCAGCTCCTCCGTCTCCGGACAGGACTCTAGTTGAGGCTAACGCTGGACCTATTGATTACACCAAACAGGAAATCATCAAGCAGGAAGCACTAGAGCTGACGGTGGCTGACAGCGCACCAGGTATCTcaccatctttttcttttgttatgctgttgagacgtgtgtgtgtgtgtgtgacctctcCCTGCTTTTGACATGGCACATTTATTCGTATGTCTGCCTTTGTTGATAAAGAAATGCTTTAGAGCTGTGTATATAATGTTTATAATAACTAAACCCTCCTTTCTTCCGTGGATTTTGACGTGTTTTAtagaaacaaagcaaaaaaagatcAGGTGTCAGAATAGCAAAGCTTGAAGGAAGAGTCCAAggaaatatgtatatatacacaacactacaagtttggaagcaagagcTAATTTgaacataaaagatcatagtatCGTTGGTcactttgcatcaaaataaacatgattattatatgaAGAGAACTTATCAGAAGctatttttactataattaccAGGTATTAACAACAGCTTGGCGTATACGAGTCATTCATTCACCAAGGGATATTTCTACGCAGACTCTCAAAAGTATTagaagagttaaagtgaatgatgcaaactgtgatttgtttttttttattatttttttttacgttggCACTGCAGTTGTGattcttgcaaatcttctcaaGCCTAAAACTaagctcttcttttcttttgctgacatttattcagcaatggtctggtaacatcAATGAACACCTgaaggtaaattgaggaaaatgttcATGTCAATGAAAGCAAAAGTCGTTGGCAGTGTGAAAAGGAaattgaagttgcttccaaacctTTGGCCTGTGGTGTAAATAAAGGCTTTATTTCATTGTGGAACGGTTTAAAAAACATTAGCGCTAAAAGAAAGGACGGTTTCCCGATACACATGGTCTTTATCCCAGTGTCCATTTTTTTAGCGCTAATGTTTTAACCCATTTTATAAGAAACAGCCATCTCAATAAAGActttatacatgtttttattgtgctaGAGGAGTTCCTTGTACTCCTTCTTCAAGCTTTGCTgtttatctctctctttccaaAGAGCACCCTGGTTATTTGCATAAGAAACTTCCTGAGCATGTTGGAACCTGATGGATGTacttaaagaataaaaaaaaaaaggcttaaatgTCCACATTTGATCTGACGTGGGTGGGAACAGTAACATagcagaataataacctataggcaacgacaactccagattaTTTCCATTAGTTTaagtgtaaagaagaacaagtaaattaggagaaagtttacatttaataaactaaactTGGAGGGGGGgatgaaatttcttaagaaatatAAGTGCagtttgggctcattgctgcctgctgtttagtcctgggtctcagtgtttaTCTTATGTCCACTTGTCTTATTAACCCTTTAGGCATCTGTTTAACCCTCTTTGAaccaaaaatgtccaaaaactgctataaaaacttaactgattatttttttttgtctgtgtaaacctcctgagaccctgtgtcctcatatggggacattaagttttattgcagcttattacAGCcaatcacgggacaaaagtggacaaagtACAAATCCCCACCATGTTTTACGGTTGCAACTTGTTTATTCACGCTTTTTAGATTTTCTACTTTGATATGATGCACAAATGTAACAAGTTGGGACTTGATTGTTTGCAGTCCTGTTTTTGCTCAGCAATGTTCAGTTATTGAAGTAGTTTTATACATGTGATGCACATCAGCGACTTCATTGTTTAACgcaatgaaataatccccgtgtccacatatggggactgttttcttttcccccaaaaaactgCTTCCTGTTTATGGATGATGTTCAGTTTTTATACGTTGGTTCTGCTAATCCACTAATCTTGGTTATACCCAAGactgataagaaaaaaatgccCCTGTCCCCCAATATtaattttatggaaaatagcaaatttttcatgtttgtttttggtaagaaaaacaacagtaacttGTATTAGTCAAagtggcatttaaagggttaaaatcctcaaaatgattgaatttttagtagttttgtgaagtgctgaagtggtttaagagatttatgcagaaaaaaatctgaaaataataagtttTTATCGCAGTTTTTGTACATGGACGTCATTGTCCACTGAGGTTACACGAGGGTGTTAAACTTTTTCCACAGTGTTGTGTTGATCTTTTAGAATTAATCTGTGTGGAGATagactttgttacaaaaaacTACCATATGCACTAACACAGCCAGAACGAAGAGGACAActttgcccaaatggacaaacaATAGTTACTAATAGTTAAAATAGTGGACACATTAGGAATAAAAGTGTAACTTCTGTGTAACCttcacttttccaaattcaGATTAGACCCTTGTACACTTGTGCCTTATGTTTGCCACCTGTGCATTAAAGTTAAAGCCGTTTAGTTCCGTCTGTCATAACGGATCCCGTGTGTCCTCCCGCAGCCATTCACAGTTCGGTAGAAGACCACGTGATCACCAGCGAGCAGCTGCCGTTCGTCTGCCAAACCATCGAAGTGACCACTGAGAACGAGGAGCAGACCGTCAGCTCCTCCCACTCGTACCCGCTCCAAATCTCTCCCGTGTCCTCGTGCTGCGGTGAGAGGACGCACATCACGTCTTAATGTCTTAACCACAGCATGTTAGGAGATGAAGCAGAAGTCAcaggagtggagtggagtggagtggggGGGCGGGTGCTATTCAGAGCACATCTGACCACagttacatgtttttttttagatggtaGTGGTTAGAATTCAGCAGCTTCTTACTAGACAAGAGTCAAGTGGTGTTAAAAACACGCAGCTTTATCTCTTTTAGCTTTTTGATTATTTTGAGCAGCTGGTAACATCTGTAACACTGGttatggaggagggggagggactTTGTCACCGCATGTAATCTCGAGGCAAATGTGTGGGAAACCGAGTGAATGTGATAAAATAAGCCAGTGTTAGATACCGAGCAGCAGCCGCAGCCGCCGACGACACAACTCGTTTCGCTGGGATTGTGTAATAGATGAatatagtaaaaaaacaaacggtTTCATTACCACCTTTGAGGTGCGTTCATGTTCGTGGTGCTCTGTATCAGTCATTCATCCAGTCATTCAGGCTCAGCTGGCCAGGCGGGTTCATGTTAGAGCGCCTATCTTTATACAACTACTTcatatttcctcatttttttttttttatttattacttgaAGAGTCAAGTTGAAGCCACTCATGCATccttaattattattgttattatatgtTTGTTAATATGATTTTACAGGTGAAAGTTAAAGCCTTTatttcttctgtctgtctgattgtTCTCACTTTAACTGGtcactttctgaatgtggcTTTATTCATACATGAAcgtttatatatgtgtgtgtgcgttttatttcTACAGACAGCGACACAGACAGCGACACAGAAGACATCAAAGAGGTTAGTCTGACGTTGTGCATCAGACGGAAAGAGTGTGAATCACTAATATGAGTTTCAGGCGAACAGGTTTTCACGTGTTTCAGCCTCACTGCTCAGAcgcagagagagtgtgtgtagtgtgtgtgtgcgatgcTTGCGAGGAGCTTCAGACGGATGTTCAAGGGTTAAGATTTAGTTTTAGGTTTAAGGTTAGATTtagagaagtgtgtgtgtgtgtgtgtgtgtgttttccttcctgTAATGTTGCGAGAGAATGAGAAAAGGGAGGGCCTAGTCAGGAACTGATGCAGTTAAACATTAACAGTTTGATTTGAGGTTTCATGAAAACCCGCATGCCCGTATACACACTCGCTTACAAACACACCTCACACTACTACCACCTACGTACCTACTGGCAGTCAGAGTGTGTATGTGCTCATAACCAAGTTGTTAACACTCAAGTTTAAACCCTAATGTGAATAATATAACTAATAAGAGAGATAAAGGAGGTTAGTGTTTATCAGATAAGCTGTTGTGTGGTTGGTGAATTTACACTGTTAACCGCAGCATGCGTCAAAAAACACCCACAAtctttacattgtttttttttttttttttgttgcctatGCGGTTCCattaccttcttcttccttctttgttgtttttgtctagCCGGGCTTCGGCCCCTACAAACgcagcaacaactacaacacatCAGTTCTCAGGATTCCCTCGTGTTCTCTCCCTGGCATGGCCACGTTCGTCAGCCCGAGCAAACCCAACTTCAGGGTGACCAGCACGCGGGACCCCACCCCTCTAATCAGCTACACCGACAACTGGACGCCGGCCTACAGCCAAAACTCTATCGGCTCCACGGCGGCCAGCCACACCCACGAGATGCGCGCAAGTGTCATTATGAAAACTTCCGACGTCACGTCCTCTTGACCTCAGACGAGAGGGAGCACCACCGTCGCCgtcgccgcccccccccccccccgggggggCGTAGGAATGACAGagaatgtttgttttctccatcaggGGCCACGTGGGGCCTTTAGAAGGCGCAACATCCAAACCTTTGATTTATTGTGTAACGTCTGTCTGGGTCGTTCCATTCGTTCTCCCCCTTTCGTACGTTCAATTTTTTTCGACCAACAGAGAAAAGTTCTGAGTTCAGAACCAGATCCCGGTCGTGGTGGTAAAATGGCATCTTACGAGCGGGGGGG
Protein-coding regions in this window:
- the irf2 gene encoding interferon regulatory factor 2 isoform X1: MVPRNRSGVRPLRVWVVRRERARKLLRDAARPRQRERERVSEGETEQEGDFQAEPPLPEAAAVVVLLSVWTQKRFPFFFLFLFFPSLKASNNSTCPNFGSGCATPRGWTVRPQRPSNTEQATMPVERMRMRPWLEEQINSCQIPGLKWVNKEKRIFQIPWMHAARHGWDLEKDAPLFMRWAIHTGKYQPGVDRPDPKTWKANFRCAMNSLPDIEEVKDKSIKKGTNAFRVYKMLSSTERSLKKGKKKTDKEGKPRGNKEQAAPPSPDRTLVEANAGPIDYTKQEIIKQEALELTVADSAPAIHSSVEDHVITSEQLPFVCQTIEVTTENEEQTVSSSHSYPLQISPVSSCCDSDTDSDTEDIKEPGFGPYKRSNNYNTSVLRIPSCSLPGMATFVSPSKPNFRVTSTRDPTPLISYTDNWTPAYSQNSIGSTAASHTHEMRASVIMKTSDVTSS
- the irf2 gene encoding interferon regulatory factor 2 isoform X2, whose protein sequence is MVPRNRSGVRPLRVWVVRRERARKLLRDAARPRQRERERVSEGETEQEGDFQAEPPLPEAAAVVVLLSVWTQKRFPFFFLFLFFPSLKASNNSTCPNFGSGCATPRGWTVRPQRPSNTEQATMPVERMRMRPWLEEQINSCQIPGLKWVNKEKRIFQIPWMHAARHGWDLEKDAPLFMRWAIHTGKYQPGVDRPDPKTWKANFRCAMNSLPDIEEVKDKSIKKGTNAFRVYKMLSSTERSLKKGKKKTDKEGKPRGNKEAAPPSPDRTLVEANAGPIDYTKQEIIKQEALELTVADSAPAIHSSVEDHVITSEQLPFVCQTIEVTTENEEQTVSSSHSYPLQISPVSSCCDSDTDSDTEDIKEPGFGPYKRSNNYNTSVLRIPSCSLPGMATFVSPSKPNFRVTSTRDPTPLISYTDNWTPAYSQNSIGSTAASHTHEMRASVIMKTSDVTSS
- the irf2 gene encoding interferon regulatory factor 2 isoform X3 encodes the protein MPVERMRMRPWLEEQINSCQIPGLKWVNKEKRIFQIPWMHAARHGWDLEKDAPLFMRWAIHTGKYQPGVDRPDPKTWKANFRCAMNSLPDIEEVKDKSIKKGTNAFRVYKMLSSTERSLKKGKKKTDKEGKPRGNKEQAAPPSPDRTLVEANAGPIDYTKQEIIKQEALELTVADSAPAIHSSVEDHVITSEQLPFVCQTIEVTTENEEQTVSSSHSYPLQISPVSSCCDSDTDSDTEDIKEPGFGPYKRSNNYNTSVLRIPSCSLPGMATFVSPSKPNFRVTSTRDPTPLISYTDNWTPAYSQNSIGSTAASHTHEMRASVIMKTSDVTSS